ttgagagtgctgctatgaacattggtgtacaagtggccctatgcatcagtgctcctgtatcccttggataaattcctagcagtgctattgctgggtcatagggtaggtctatttttaattttctgaggaacctccacactgctttccagagcggctgcaccaatttgcattcccaccaacagtgcaagagggttcccgtttctccacatcctctccagcatctatagtctcctgatttgttcattttggccactctgactggcgtgaggtgatacctgagtgtggttttgatttgtatttccctgataaggagcgacgctgaacatcttttcatgtgcctgttggccatccggatgtcttctttagagaagtgtctattcatgttttctgcccatttcttcactgggttatttgtttttcgggtgtggagtttggtgagctctttatagattttggatactagccctttgtccgatatgtcatttgcgaatatcttttcccattccgttggttgccttttagttttgttggttgtttcctttgctgtgcagaagctttttatcttcataaggtcccaggaattcacttttgcttttaattcccttgcctttggggatgtgtcgagtaagagattgctacggctgaggtcagagaggtcttttcctgctttctcctctaaggttttgatggtttcctgtctcacatttaggtcctttatccattttgagtttatttttgtgaatggtgtgagaaagtggtctagtttcaaccttctgcatgttgctgtccagttctcccagcaccatttgttaaagaggctgtcttttttccattggatgttctttcctgctttgtcaaagatgagttggccatacgtttgtgggtctagttctggggtttctattctattccattggtctatgtgtctgttttggtgccaataccatgctgtcttgatgatgacagctttgtagtagaggctaaagtctgggattgtgatgcctcctgctttggtcttcttcttcaaaattcctttggctattcggggccttttgtggttccatatgaattttaggattgcttgttctagtttcgagaagaatgctggtgcaattttgattgggattgcattgaatgtgtagatagctttgggtagtattgacattttgacaatatttatttttccaatccatgagcagggaatgtctttccatttctttaaatcttcttcaatttccttcagaagctttctatagttttcagcatacagatcctttacatctttggttagatttattcctaggtattttatgcttcttggtgcaattgtgaatgggatcagtttctttatttgtctttctgttgcttcattgttagtgtataagaatgcaactgatttctgtacattgattttgtatcctgcaactttgctgaattcctgtatcagttctagcagacttttggtggagtctatcggattttccatgtataatatcatgtcatctgcaaaaagcgaaagcttgacttcatctttgccaattttgatgcctttgatttccttttgttgtctgattgctgatgctagaacttccagcactatgttaaacagcagcggtgagagtgggcatccttgtcgtgttcctgatctcagggaaaaagctttcagtttttccccgttgaggatgatgttagctgtgggcttttcataaatggcttttatgatctttaagtatgttccttctatcccgactttctcaagggtttttattaagaaagggtgctggattttgtcgaaggccttttctgcatcgattgacaggatcatatggttcttctctctttttttgttaatgtgatgtatcacgttgattgatttgcgaatgttgaaccagccctgcatcccaggaatgaatcccacttgatcatggtgaataattctttttatatgccgttgaattcgatttgctagtatcttattgagaatttttgcatccatattcatcagggatattggcctgtagttctctttttttactgggtctctgtctggtttaggaatcaaagtaatactggcttcatagaatgagtctggaagttttccttccctttctatttcttggaatagcttgagaaggataggtattatctctgctttaaacgtctggtagaactcccctgggaagccatctggtcctggactcttatttgttgggagatttttgataaccgattcaatttcttcgctggttatgggtctgttcaagctttctatttcctcctgattgagttttggaagtgtgtgggtgttcaggaattcgtccatttcttccaggttgtccaatttgttggcatataagttttcatagtattccctgataattgtttgtatctctgagggattggttgtaataattccattttcattcatgattttatctatttgggtcatctcccttttctttttgagaagcctggctagaggtttgtcaattttgtttattttttcaaaaaaccaactcttggtttcgttgatctgctctacagtttttttagtttctatattgtttatttctgctctgatctttattatttctcttcttctgctgggcttaggctgcctttgctgttctgcttctagttcctttaggtgtgctgttagattttgtatttgggatttttcttgtttcttgagataggcctggattgcaatgtattttcctctcaggactgcctttgctgcgtcccaaagcgtttggattgttgtattttcattttcgtttgtttccatatattttttaatttcttctctaattgcctggttgacccactcattcgttagtagggtgttctttaacctccatgcttttggaggttttccagacttttttctgtggttgatttcaagcttcatggcattgtggtctgaaagtaagcatggtataatttcaattcttgtaaacttatgaagggctgttttgtgacccagtatatgatctatcttggagaatgttccatgtgcactcgagaagaaagtatattctgttgctttgggatgcagagttctaaatatatctgtcaagtccatctcatccaatgtctcattcagggcccttgtttctttattgaccgtgtgtctagatgatctatccatttctgtaagtggagtgttaaagtcccctgcaattaccacattcttatcaataaggttgcttatgtttatgagtaattgttttatatatttgggggctccggtattcggtgcatagacattgataattgttagctcttcctgatggatagaccctgtaactattatataatgtccttcttcatctcttgttacagcctttaatttaaagtctagtttgtctgatataagtatggctactccagctttcttttggcttccagtcgcatgataaatagttctccatcccctcactctcaatctaaaggtgtcctcaggtctaaaatgagtctcttgtagacagcaaatagatgggtcttgtttttttatccattctgataccctatgtcttttggttggcgcatttaatccatttacattcagtgttattatagaaagatacgggtttagagtcattgtgatgtctgtatgttttatgcttatagtgatgtctctgggactttgtctcacagggtcccccttaggatctcttgtagggctggtttagtggtgacaaattccttcagtttttgtttgtttgggaagacctttatctctccttctattctaaatgacagacttgctggataaaggattctcggctgcatattttttctgtctagcaccctgaaaatctcttgccaattctttctggcctgccaagtttcaaaagagagatcagtcacgagtcttataggtctccctttatatgtgagggcacgtttaccccttgctgctttcagaattttctctttatccttgtattttgccagtttcactatgatatgtcgtgcagaagatcgattcaagttacgtctgaagggagttctctgtgcctcttggatttcaatgcctttttccttccccagttcagggaagttctcagctatgatttcttcaagtaccccttcagcacctttccctctctcttcctcctctgggataccaattatgcgtatattatttctttttagtgtatcacttaattctctaattttcccctcatactcctggatttttttatctctctttttctcagcttcctctttttccataactttatcttctagttcacctattctctcctctgcctcttcaagccgagctgtggtggtttccattttgttatgcatttcgtttaaagcgtttttcagctcctcgtgactgttccttagtcccttgatctctgtagcaagagattctctgctgtcctgtatactgttttcaagcccagcgattaattttatgactattattctaaattcactttctgttatattatttaaatcctttttgatcagctcattagctgttgttatttcctggagattcttctgaggggagttcttccgcttggtcattttggatagtccctggcgtggtgaggacctgcagggcacttcccctgtgctgtggtgtatacctggagttggtgggcggggccgcagtcagacctgatgtctgcccccagcccaccgctggggccacagtcagactggtgtgtgccttctcttcccctctcctaggggcgggattcactgtggagtggtgtggctcgtctgggctacttgcaccctgccaggcttgtgatgctggggatctggcgtattagctggggtgggtaggcaaggtgctcgggggcaggaggggcaggcttagatcgcttctccttaggtgatccacttcaggaggggccctgtggcagcgggagggagtcagatccgctgccggaggtttggctccgcagaagcgcagagttgggtgtttgcgcagagcgagcaagttccctggcaggaaccggttcgctttgggatttcggctgggggatgggcgggggaaatggcgctggcgagcgcctttgttccccaccaaactgagctctgttgtcagggggctcagcagctctccctccctttgtcctccagccttcccgctttccgagcagagctgttaatttctgacctcccagacgctaagtcgcgcttgctgtcggaacacagtccgcccggcccctccgcttttgcaagcccgactcgggggctctgcttggccggcgagccgcccctccgccccggctccctcctgccagtccgtggagcgcgcaccgcctcgccgcccttcctaccctcttccgtgggcctctcgtctgcgtttggctccggcgactctgttctgctaatcctctggcggttttctgggttatttaggcaggtgtagatggaatctaagtgatcagcaggacgtgtggtgagcccagcgtcctcctaagccgccatcttgccgcccaaccctcttttaaatgtttttatttatttttgagggagagacagagcctcagctggggaggggcagagagagagagagggacaaagaatacagagcaggttccaggctctgagctgtcagcacagagcccaagatgggggcttgaactcatgaactatgagatcatgacctaagctgaagtcggatgcccaactgacttgagccacccaggcaccccatcagccAAGGTAATGTTAATAGAGCTCCCAGTTTACAGTTAGGCAACCAGTTGCCCAACAGCCTCAAGGTTCTGTCTATACATGTGCATTATCCAGGTGGAGTAGGAAGACTGGCTTGCCAGCAACTAAAAAAGGAGCCATAGGGCATGAactggctgggtttttttttttttttttaactacatgtTATTATAACTGATGAAACAGTACTTTCTTCTTTGGAACCTCTTTCCTCATCTTGTAAAGTGCTACAAGAAGTCTGAAGGgatttgattgtttttattatagttGAACTCTTGCTTAGATGATGAGTGTATATTTCAGGAATATCCTGGGGCTGACATTTATAAGGAGGCTCTGAGATGAGTGCCCATTGAGAGGATCCTGGGGAAAACCAGTAAGACTTTTCCAGGGTTTCTGTGAAGatccttaaaaaacatttttttaaatgtttatttttgagagagagagagggagagagagagagaacagggaaggggcagagagagagggagacacaaaatccaaagcagactctagtctctgagctgttagcacagagtctgatgtggggcttgaacccatgaactgtgagatcatgaccagagccaaagtctgacacccaactgattgagccacccaggcgccccgtgaagatccttaaataaagaaaagcttaTACTTACCTTAAGGGGAAAACAGTTTTGCAGTTAGAAATCATTTGAAAGAGATGAAGTTTCAAGGTAGCGTCAGGGGATTCCTAGGTTCTATCCTTGGTGGGCATCTGCTATTTGTGTTAAAGTGAGAGAAAGGCTGGTGTTCCTTGCAGAAAATGTTACTTTACCAGAACAATTCTCAGGAGCTGCAGGCTTAGCTTTATTGTTTGTACCATTGATCAAAAATGTTAAGTGTCTATAACTTAGAACATCTTCTCATCCATGACCCTCACAATTAGAAATGGTTCTATCCTGGATCAGGGCCTTCTTGGACTTATTCCTAGTTACCAAGGTATGGATACTAAATATAGACTTCAGCAGGTGATACAGAGGTATTTGGATTATTAGATAACAATTTGATACTTTGGCGTGATTGGTATAAGCATCTTCTAAGTCACCTCATGGATTATGTTGCTTAAATCAACAGGTCATCTACAATTTCTATAAACTGAGCTGGACTTTCAGGCCATTTGTTACTATTGGCTTATCAGACATCAGAAACCAAGAAGCTGCTGTAGCCTTAGAAGGAAATATTAACAAACACTAGTCCATGACATTATACAAATAATAATGTCATGACCAGTGAGTCACTGCAAGAAAGGACACCGAAAGCTGTGGGGTCAACAATAAAAGCCTTTGGAAAGAGAACTGTATAGCTTGGGGATGGAAATAACATAGGGTTCAACCTAATAGGGAAAAATGGTTGGGGAAAATagtttttctcctccctttttcctATTTAGACATGGATAATAGTAGCCAAATACTTCTTAGTGGGAACTTATATCAGTTACAGACCAATAGATGTCATGATTTGATGCATAATCAAAACAGACGAAAATAATTGTTtgccaaacatttattttttacacaGTCCAATCATTTCAACAAGAATGTCTCCAAGGTAGTATCAATAGGTCTCAAAGGATTGTGAGCTGATGGGTCTCATCTAAGGGCTTCTGGGAACTTGCCCTTCTGTTcacaattttttccctttccttccccgaAAATGCTTTGATCTCCTTTTGACTCTAGAGTGAAATAGATGTTTATAGGATTTTGAGCAGGTTCTCTCTCAGTTAAAATGAACAAAGGTAGGAATATTCTCAAATTCATCAAAGATTGGGGGAAAAGAACTGAACACTACAGACTACAGTagacagttttaaattttgagcTCTGGAGTTTTTTGGGAAATaccttgcttttggctcaggagATTTTAAGTGCTTATcaagtatgaaaaaaatcaaattcaaattctAGGTTTTGAAGCTAAATTTTCAGATTTCTTCCAGTTAGGGGCTGATTTCACAGGGAATTTTTCTGTAGAAgtcactccctcctcctcccctgcccttcgGTATTCAAGGCTTGTAAAAATTCAGCCCCCTTGCAGAATCTGTGTTAATTATGCCAAAAAATGAGAGTCTATTTGGAGGTAAATATTAGTGTAATTTAGGctcaagaaaaaaatgccaacTGGAACATAAAAAATATCTAAACTCTCCATAAGATGAATCAACCATTGAAAAAAACAGACCCAATTCTTTTGAATCTGAAATCATTGTTATTCTTGTTATTTGAAAGCAATAAACGTTCCCGAAACAAAACTCCTTAAACAAATTAAatgatttagatttttaaaaattgcacacCACATCTGCACCAAAGAGCAAAGACACCCTGCAGTAAAGAACTACTTGAGGAAGAATAAAAGGCAAGAGTACAAGGTACATGAAATGAGTGTAGTttaagattttggaaaaaaaagattttagaacaTCAGAGAGTTCTCCCACAACCAGAAACATTTGAGTCATTTGGTATccagtgtttctttttcctttgctggaAGCTTTGGCAGGTGTCAGGATATTGGCAGCATCTCTTAAGGGCGGTACTGAGATCTTTGCTCTTGGATATATTCATAGAGAGGGCTGGAGCGCACCGGGACACTGGCAAACTGACTCttgcctggctccagagtctgccGACGGCCCCTGTCTCCGTCTTCCCAGACTTGCCCGCGGTGCCTTCGTTCCTCCTCCCGCTGGCGGCGTCTTTGCTCTTCTTGCCGCAGTTCTTGTTCCTGACGGCGCCTCTTCTCCCTGGCAAACTGCTCCTCCACGCGGTACTGCTGGCCTCGCTCCTGCCGGCGCCTCAGCTCTTCCTGCTCTTCGCGTGGCAGTTGCTCTTCTTCCTCGAGGAACTGCCTGTCCTGCTCCTGTCGGTGTcgcttttcttctctctcctgctggaCGCTCTGCTCTTGCTCTTGTTCAGCACCCTTCAGTTGCTCCTCCTGAGAGAGGGTACCATCTAGTCCTCGGCGGCGGCGCAGCCTCTGTTCCCCCTCCCGGAACTTTCTGTCGCGTTCCTGGCGGCGCAAGTCTTCCTCCTCGAGGAACTTTCTGTCGCGCTCCTGGAGGCGCagctcttcttccctttcctgcagGAGCTGTTCCTCCTCACGGAACTTTCTGTCGCGCTCCTGGCGACGCAGCTGTTCCCTTTCCTGTGGGAACGGTTCCTCTTCACGGAACTTTGTGTCGCGCTCCTGGCGACGCAGCAATTCCTCCTCGCGGAACTTTCTGTCGCGCTCTTGGCGGCGTAGCTGTTCTTCCCTTTCCTGCAGGAGCTGTTCTTCCTCACGGAACTTTCTGTTGCGCTCCTGGCGGCGCAGCTCTTCCTCCTCGCGGAACTTTCTGTCGCGCTCCTGGCGGCGCAGCTGTTCTTCCCTTTCCTGCAGGAGCTGTTCTTCCTCACGGAACTTTCTGTCGCGCTCCTGGCGGCGCAGCTCTTCCTCCTCGCGGAACTTTCTGTCGCGCTCCTGGCGACGCAGCTGTTCCCTTTCCTGCAGGAGCTGTTCCTCCTCACGGAACTTTCTGTTGCGCTCCTGGCGGCGCATCAATTCCTCCTCGCGGAACTTTCTGTCGCGCTCCTGGCGGCGCAGCTGTTCTTCCCTTTCCTGCAGGAGCTGTTCTTCCTCACGGAACTTTCTGTCGCGCTCCTGGCGGCGCAGCTCTTCCTCCTCGCGGAACTTTCTGTCGCGCTCCTGGTGGCGCAGCAACTCCTCCTCGCGGAACTTTCTGTCGCGCTCCCGGCGGCGCAGCTGTTCTTCCCTTTCCTGCAGGAGCTGTTCCTCCTCGCGGAACTTTCTGTCGCGCTCCCGGCGGCGCAGCTGTTCTTCCCTTTCCTGCAGGAGCTGTTCCTCCTCGCGGAACTTTCTGTCGCGTTCCCGGCGGCGCAGCTGTTCTTCCCTTTCCTGCAGGAGCTGTTCCTCCTCACGGAACCTTCTGTCGCGCTCCTGGCGAAGCTGTTGCTCACGTTCCCGGCGGCGCTGCTGCTGTTCCTCCTCGCCGAACTTCCTGTCTCGCCTTTTGGCTTCCTTTTGCTCTTCTCGCTCCAGCAGTTCCTCAGCTGGGAATTGCATGTCGCGCTGCTGCCGggtcctctctttctctcgcgCTCTCTCCTCATCCCGTTCATCCTGCAGGAGCCACCGATTCTGCCGGAATGGTCTGTCTTGAACCTGGGAATCTTCGAATTGCCGGATCCTTTCTTCGTTCACTTTGCGTTTGGAGTAAACCCTGTGATTAcgaacttcattttctttttctggttgcCACTGCCATTTCAGATCGCGGCTCTGATCCTCATCCTGGAATTGCCTCTTTCTGTCCAGGCGCTGCAGCTCTTCCTCTTCCAGATACTGCCTGCCGCGCTGCTGGCGCCTCCGATCTCTTAGCAGCTGCTCTTCCTCCCTCAGCGGCTCTTCCTCCCGATATTGTCTCTCCAGCTCCTGGCGCCTCCTCGTCTTGAGTTCCTCTCGCTGCAGCTGCTCTTCCTCCCTCAGCGGCTCTCGTTGAGTTGGCGTGGCGTAGACTGTGTGGCGGCGTCTCTGGCTTTCCTCTTCTGGTTGCCACCTCCATTTTTGGTCACGGCGCTGCTCCTCCCGGCGTAGCTTCCTCTCCTGATCCTCTTGGAGGCTCTGCTCCAATCGGAGCTGCTTCTCCTCCTCGAGGATCTGCTGCTCCCGCTCCCTCTCGAGTCGTTGGCGGCGCTGCTCTTCCTCCTCACGCAGCAGTTCCCCATCCTGCAGTTCCTCCGCCCTCAGCTGCCTCTCCTGCTGCTCCCGCAACTGGGGCCGGGCGGAGAACCTCTGGCGGCGCCTCTCGCTCTCTTCCTCCGCCTGCCACTGCCATTTGAAGTCTCGGcgctgctcttcctcctcctgcaggCGTGCCTGCTCCTCTCGGAGCAGCCGCTGCTCGCACTCCTCCCGGAGGGACCCGGACCGGCTTGGCCACTCGGCGTCCTCCTCCCGCAGTTGCCGCTCGAGCTCCAGGCGCTGCCTCTTCTCTTCGCGTTCCTGGCGTTGCCTCTGCTGCTCCTGCCTGCGGGGCCTGGAGTAGACCTTGCTCTGACGGGCGTCGGCCTCGCTTTCTAGCTGCCACTGCCACCTTGAGGTGCGGCTCTTGCCCCGCTCACgggcctccacctcctcctcagcAGGCTGCTGCTCGTGCCTCAGCTCCTGCTGGagcctctcctcctgctcccGCCTCAGCTCCTGCTCGCGTCTGTCCTGCTGCTCGCGCCTCAGCTCCTGCTCCAAGCGCGGCTCCTCTCGCCTCAGCTCCTGCTCGCGCCTCTCCTCCTGCTCGCGCCTCAGCTCCTGCTCCAAGCGCGGCTCCTCTCGCCTCAGCCGCTGCTCGCGCCTCAGCTCCTGCTCCAAGCGCGGCTCCTCTCGCCTCAGCTCCTGCTCGCGCCTCTCCTCCTGCTCGCGCCTCTCCTCCTGCTCGCGCCTCAG
The window above is part of the Prionailurus bengalensis isolate Pbe53 chromosome C1, Fcat_Pben_1.1_paternal_pri, whole genome shotgun sequence genome. Proteins encoded here:
- the TCHH gene encoding trichohyalin isoform X25, translating into MSPLLKSILDITEIFNQYALHDCDGAALSKKDLKNLLEREFGDVLRRPHDPETVDLILELLDRDCNGLVDFNEFLLFVFKVAQACYYALSQVSGLDEKGVRCEGKENPLQDPRQEDQRFEPRDRQLEEHRQKRQELERELAEEDKQRLQRRQPEERLEEEEQLKRRKGREPEEFPDRKQRQERREQRELREEEEQLQRQKREQEEPRLQQELRREKQDRREQTERREQQLRRGEPRLEQELRREQERREQQERREQELRREQRLRREEQERREQIERREQQLRRGEPRLEQELRREQERREQQERREQELRSEELLFEQELRREQKRREQELRREQRLRREEPRLEQELRREQERREQELRREELLFEQELRREQELRREQERREQELRREELPFEQELRREQERREQELRREQRLRREEPRLEQELRREQELRREEPRLEQELRLEQELRREETRLKQELRREQAERREQEERREQEERREQEERREQELRREEPRVEQELRREQEERREQEERREQELRREEPRLEQELRREQRLRREEPRLEQELRREQEERREQELRREEPRLEQELRREQQDRREQELRREQEERLQQELRHEQQPAEEEVEARERGKSRTSRWQWQLESEADARQSKVYSRPRRQEQQRQRQEREEKRQRLELERQLREEDAEWPSRSGSLREECEQRLLREEQARLQEEEEQRRDFKWQWQAEEESERRRQRFSARPQLREQQERQLRAEELQDGELLREEEEQRRQRLEREREQQILEEEKQLRLEQSLQEDQERKLRREEQRRDQKWRWQPEEESQRRRHTVYATPTQREPLREEEQLQREELKTRRRQELERQYREEEPLREEEQLLRDRRRQQRGRQYLEEEELQRLDRKRQFQDEDQSRDLKWQWQPEKENEVRNHRVYSKRKVNEERIRQFEDSQVQDRPFRQNRWLLQDERDEERAREKERTRQQRDMQFPAEELLEREEQKEAKRRDRKFGEEEQQQRRREREQQLRQERDRRFREEEQLLQEREEQLRRRERDRKFREEEQLLQEREEQLRRRERDRKFREEEQLLQEREEQLRRRERDRKFREEELLRHQERDRKFREEEELRRQERDRKFREEEQLLQEREEQLRRQERDRKFREEELMRRQERNRKFREEEQLLQEREQLRRQERDRKFREEEELRRQERDRKFREEEQLLQEREEQLRRQERDRKFREEEELRRQERNRKFREEEQLLQEREEQLRRQERDRKFREEELLRRQERDTKFREEEPFPQEREQLRRQERDRKFREEEQLLQEREEELRLQERDRKFLEEEDLRRQERDRKFREGEQRLRRRRGLDGTLSQEEQLKGAEQEQEQSVQQEREEKRHRQEQDRQFLEEEEQLPREEQEELRRRQERGQQYRVEEQFAREKRRRQEQELRQEEQRRRQREEERRHRGQVWEDGDRGRRQTLEPGKSQFASVPVRSSPLYEYIQEQRSQYRP
- the TCHH gene encoding trichohyalin isoform X22; translation: MSPLLKSILDITEIFNQYALHDCDGAALSKKDLKNLLEREFGDVLRRPHDPETVDLILELLDRDCNGLVDFNEFLLFVFKVAQACYYALSQVSGLDEKGVRCEGKENPLQDPRQEDQRFEPRDRQLEEHRQKRQELERELAEEDKQRLQRRQPEERLEEEEQLKRRKGREPEEFPDRKQRQERREQRELREEEEQLQRQKREQEEPRLQQELRREKQDRREQTERREQQLRRGEPRLEQELRREQERREQQERREQELRREQRLRREEQERREQIERREQQLRRGEPRLEQELRREQERREQQERREQELRSEELLFEQELRREQKRREQELRREQRLRREEPRLEQELRREQERREQELRREELLFEQELRREQELRREQERREQELRREELPFEQELRREQERREQELRREQRLRREEPRLEQELRREQELRREEPRLEQELRLEQELRREETRLKQELRREQAERREQEERREQEERREQELRREQELRREQEERREQELRREEPRVEQELRREQEERREQEERREQELRREEPRLEQELRREQRLRREEPRLEQELRREQEERREQELRREEPRLEQELRREQQDRREQELRREQEERLQQELRHEQQPAEEEVEARERGKSRTSRWQWQLESEADARQSKVYSRPRRQEQQRQRQEREEKRQRLELERQLREEDAEWPSRSGSLREECEQRLLREEQARLQEEEEQRRDFKWQWQAEEESERRRQRFSARPQLREQQERQLRAEELQDGELLREEEEQRRQRLEREREQQILEEEKQLRLEQSLQEDQERKLRREEQRRDQKWRWQPEEESQRRRHTVYATPTQREPLREEEQLQREELKTRRRQELERQYREEEPLREEEQLLRDRRRQQRGRQYLEEEELQRLDRKRQFQDEDQSRDLKWQWQPEKENEVRNHRVYSKRKVNEERIRQFEDSQVQDRPFRQNRWLLQDERDEERAREKERTRQQRDMQFPAEELLEREEQKEAKRRDRKFGEEEQQQRRREREQQLRQERDRRFREEEQLLQEREEQLRRRERDRKFREEEQLLQEREEQLRRRERDRKFREEEQLLQEREEQLRRRERDRKFREEELLRHQERDRKFREEEELRRQERDRKFREEEQLLQEREEQLRRQERDRKFREEELMRRQERNRKFREEEQLLQEREQLRRQERDRKFREEEELRRQERDRKFREEEQLLQEREEQLRRQERDRKFREEEELRRQERNRKFREEEQLLQEREEQLRRQERDRKFREEELLRRQERDTKFREEEPFPQEREQLRRQERDRKFREEEQLLQEREEELRLQERDRKFLEEEDLRRQERDRKFREGEQRLRRRRGLDGTLSQEEQLKGAEQEQEQSVQQEREEKRHRQEQDRQFLEEEEQLPREEQEELRRRQERGQQYRVEEQFAREKRRRQEQELRQEEQRRRQREEERRHRGQVWEDGDRGRRQTLEPGKSQFASVPVRSSPLYEYIQEQRSQYRP
- the TCHH gene encoding trichohyalin isoform X1 is translated as MSPLLKSILDITEIFNQYALHDCDGAALSKKDLKNLLEREFGDVLRRPHDPETVDLILELLDRDCNGLVDFNEFLLFVFKVAQACYYALSQVSGLDEKGVRCEGKENPLQDPRQEDQRFEPRDRQLEEHRQKRQELERELAEEDKQRLQRRQPEERLEEEEQLKRRKGREPEEFPDRKQRQERREQRELREEEEQLQRQKREQEEPRLQQELRREKQDRREQTERREQQLRRGEPRLEQELRREQERREQQERREQELRREQRLRREEQERREQIERREQQLRRGEPRLEQELRREQERREQQERREQELRSEELLFEQELRREQKRREQELRREQRLRREEPRLEQELRREQERREQELRREELLFEQELRREQELRREQERREQELRREELPFEQELRREQERREQELRREQRLRREEPRLEQELRREQELRREEPRLEQELRLEQELRREETRLKQELRREQAERREQELRREQELRREQELRREQEERREQEERREQELRREQELRREQEERREQELRREEPRVEQELRREQELRREQELRREQELRREEPRLEQELRREQRLRREETRLEQELRRERELRRERELRREQELRREQEERLEEPRLEQELRREQRLRREEPRLEQELRREQEERREQEERREQELRREEPRLEQELRREQRLRREEPRLEQELRREQEERREQELRREEPRLEQELRREQQDRREQELRREQEERLQQELRHEQQPAEEEVEARERGKSRTSRWQWQLESEADARQSKVYSRPRRQEQQRQRQEREEKRQRLELERQLREEDAEWPSRSGSLREECEQRLLREEQARLQEEEEQRRDFKWQWQAEEESERRRQRFSARPQLREQQERQLRAEELQDGELLREEEEQRRQRLEREREQQILEEEKQLRLEQSLQEDQERKLRREEQRRDQKWRWQPEEESQRRRHTVYATPTQREPLREEEQLQREELKTRRRQELERQYREEEPLREEEQLLRDRRRQQRGRQYLEEEELQRLDRKRQFQDEDQSRDLKWQWQPEKENEVRNHRVYSKRKVNEERIRQFEDSQVQDRPFRQNRWLLQDERDEERAREKERTRQQRDMQFPAEELLEREEQKEAKRRDRKFGEEEQQQRRREREQQLRQERDRRFREEEQLLQEREEQLRRRERDRKFREEEQLLQEREEQLRRRERDRKFREEEQLLQEREEQLRRRERDRKFREEELLRHQERDRKFREEEELRRQERDRKFREEEQLLQEREEQLRRQERDRKFREEELMRRQERNRKFREEEQLLQEREQLRRQERDRKFREEEELRRQERDRKFREEEQLLQEREEQLRRQERDRKFREEEELRRQERNRKFREEEQLLQEREEQLRRQERDRKFREEELLRRQERDTKFREEEPFPQEREQLRRQERDRKFREEEQLLQEREEELRLQERDRKFLEEEDLRRQERDRKFREGEQRLRRRRGLDGTLSQEEQLKGAEQEQEQSVQQEREEKRHRQEQDRQFLEEEEQLPREEQEELRRRQERGQQYRVEEQFAREKRRRQEQELRQEEQRRRQREEERRHRGQVWEDGDRGRRQTLEPGKSQFASVPVRSSPLYEYIQEQRSQYRP